One Methanolinea sp. DNA window includes the following coding sequences:
- a CDS encoding molybdenum cofactor guanylyltransferase, whose translation MTGRSAVILAGGEARRAAGREKYFFSVDGHTFIERLVERLGEVTDEIIIVAKDASQCRRFSGLGGVRCVEDIRKGRGPVGGIHAGALAASGDLLFVCACDMPCISPGVVRHLFSLIGEGDAVIPRWNEEMLEPLHAVYRRSALVSCLEREDPPSLRALAQSLRAVFVDARSLEGMDPGLRTFTNVNTPEDLRNLSRRA comes from the coding sequence ATGACAGGGCGGTCGGCGGTGATCCTCGCCGGTGGCGAGGCGAGGCGGGCAGCGGGACGGGAGAAATACTTCTTTTCGGTCGACGGGCACACTTTCATCGAGAGGCTGGTGGAGAGGCTGGGGGAGGTCACGGACGAGATAATCATCGTCGCGAAGGACGCCTCCCAGTGCAGGCGTTTCTCCGGGCTCGGAGGTGTGCGGTGCGTGGAGGACATCAGGAAGGGGAGAGGGCCCGTGGGAGGGATACATGCCGGTGCACTCGCTGCATCCGGCGACCTCCTCTTCGTGTGCGCGTGCGACATGCCGTGCATCTCGCCGGGTGTCGTCAGGCACCTCTTCTCGCTCATCGGAGAGGGGGACGCGGTCATCCCGCGGTGGAACGAGGAGATGCTCGAACCGCTCCACGCGGTGTACAGGAGGTCTGCGCTCGTCTCGTGCCTCGAGAGGGAAGACCCCCCGTCCCTCCGGGCACTCGCGCAGTCCCTCCGCGCGGTGTTCGTGGATGCCCGCAGCCTCGAGGGAATGGACCCCGGCCTGCGGACGTTCACGAACGTGAATACCCCCGAAGATCTCCGGAACCTCTCACGGCGGGCATGA
- a CDS encoding ATP-dependent DNA helicase: MTGLMDFFPYESFRPHQRRMLEFSMACAREGGIALIDAPTGSGKSSILSALLAGADGRRVLVAVRTVSQLSTFIREAALIRKKKPGIRVAYLIGKRGMCPLGGEGDVYRRCEGLKNFSSTLMRERAERGSLVPSRDPFIRQQLRRMDPERPTLCPHFIASRVFSRSEGGLRVSPSAELRTAADRVARETVWPKDLRDVADPVCPYEMMVLAAQKADVILLNYQHVFDEEIAKNLFGALELDASDTVLLIDEAHNCGDAVAAAQSVEIDGETLVQAMQEMAGASRRKGTATALSHVITRISEFMEGLKNSPGAEDWFDPRIFERMVVKGSLYTETTAIVDDLVEIARRIGERNMQDGEFRESATEKLARFLFSLSVSATDPSFLTLFQNEEGKVTLEVRCIDPGVRLREIACAHHACILISGTLSPVESYARLYFGDLPARTLSLPNAFPRENRLVLCACDITTAYSMRQNESNLRLIENYVREFSRLPGNLAVYFPSYIFLEHFAGRLGQDLGGKSVFVEPRDARSAEEALRSFLALPSTGRSGLLLAVCGGKWSEGLDYRGELLRAAMVVGLPLAPFTRVRKMIIDYYRRKFGDEGEFLCYTLPAVNRAQQALGRVIRSPEDRGVLILGERRFLEERVNRGLSEWMREELRPCRFPEFQHILRSWR, encoded by the coding sequence ATGACGGGGCTCATGGATTTTTTCCCCTACGAGAGCTTTCGCCCGCACCAGCGGAGGATGCTCGAGTTCTCCATGGCGTGCGCGAGGGAGGGGGGAATCGCCCTTATCGATGCCCCGACGGGGAGCGGGAAGTCGAGCATCCTCTCTGCCCTCCTCGCGGGCGCGGACGGGAGGCGTGTCCTCGTTGCCGTGAGGACCGTGAGCCAGCTCTCCACCTTCATCAGGGAAGCGGCACTGATACGGAAGAAGAAGCCCGGTATCCGCGTTGCCTACCTGATCGGGAAGCGAGGGATGTGTCCCCTCGGGGGAGAGGGCGACGTGTACCGCCGGTGCGAGGGCCTCAAGAATTTTTCGTCGACGCTCATGCGCGAGCGGGCCGAGAGGGGGTCGCTCGTGCCCTCGCGGGACCCCTTCATCAGGCAGCAATTGCGCCGCATGGATCCCGAGAGGCCAACCCTCTGTCCCCACTTCATCGCGAGCAGGGTTTTTAGCCGGTCGGAGGGCGGGCTCCGCGTGTCGCCGTCCGCCGAACTCCGCACTGCGGCAGACCGCGTGGCGAGGGAGACGGTCTGGCCCAAGGATCTCCGCGATGTGGCCGATCCCGTCTGCCCCTACGAGATGATGGTCCTCGCCGCGCAGAAGGCGGACGTCATCCTCCTCAACTACCAGCACGTCTTCGACGAGGAGATCGCGAAGAACCTCTTTGGGGCGCTCGAACTCGATGCGTCCGATACAGTGCTCCTCATCGACGAGGCGCATAACTGCGGCGATGCGGTCGCGGCGGCGCAGAGCGTCGAAATCGACGGGGAGACACTCGTGCAGGCCATGCAGGAGATGGCAGGAGCGTCCCGGCGGAAGGGGACTGCTACTGCCCTCTCCCACGTTATCACGAGGATCTCCGAGTTCATGGAAGGGTTGAAGAACTCGCCGGGAGCCGAGGACTGGTTCGACCCCCGTATCTTCGAGAGGATGGTGGTGAAGGGATCGCTCTACACGGAGACGACCGCGATCGTGGACGACCTCGTGGAGATCGCGAGGAGGATAGGGGAGAGAAACATGCAGGACGGCGAATTCCGCGAGAGTGCCACCGAGAAGCTCGCGCGATTCCTCTTCTCCCTCTCGGTCTCCGCGACCGATCCCTCCTTCCTCACGCTCTTCCAGAACGAAGAGGGGAAGGTTACCCTCGAGGTGAGGTGCATCGACCCCGGCGTGAGACTGAGGGAGATCGCCTGCGCCCACCACGCGTGCATCCTGATCTCGGGTACCCTCTCGCCCGTCGAGAGCTATGCCCGCCTCTACTTCGGCGATCTCCCCGCGAGAACCCTCTCCCTGCCCAACGCGTTTCCCCGGGAAAACAGGCTCGTCCTCTGCGCGTGCGACATCACGACCGCGTACTCGATGCGGCAGAACGAATCGAACCTCCGGCTCATAGAGAATTACGTGAGGGAATTCTCGCGCCTGCCCGGGAACCTCGCGGTGTATTTCCCTTCTTACATATTCCTCGAGCACTTCGCGGGGCGCCTCGGCCAGGACCTGGGGGGAAAGAGCGTGTTCGTGGAGCCACGGGACGCGCGCAGCGCGGAAGAGGCGCTCCGCTCCTTCCTCGCGCTCCCCTCGACGGGGAGATCAGGCCTCCTCCTCGCGGTGTGCGGCGGGAAGTGGAGCGAGGGCCTCGACTACCGGGGTGAACTGCTCAGGGCCGCCATGGTGGTAGGCCTCCCCCTCGCACCTTTCACGCGCGTGAGGAAGATGATCATCGATTACTACAGGCGGAAGTTCGGTGACGAAGGGGAATTCCTCTGCTACACCCTCCCCGCGGTGAACAGGGCCCAGCAGGCACTCGGGAGGGTCATCCGGTCTCCCGAGGACCGCGGGGTGCTCATCCTCGGGGAGAGAAGGTTCCTCGAGGAGAGGGTCAACCGTGGGCTCTCGGAGTGGATGAGGGAAGAACTCCGCCCGTGCCGGTTCCCGGAATTCCAGCACATTCTGAGGTCATGGAGATGA
- a CDS encoding MGMT family protein: MEMMEGSCPLGLWHVHVHWTGTLVSRVRFSRLPLAGPVPLEVRRYCMGYREDFEGLSSIALSPDYPFSAIYREVRKIPYGETRTYAEVGSLVGVSPRVVGLAMKRNPTPIVVPCHRVVSKDGLGGFSPDPDLKRLLLEMEERGRRAFPR, from the coding sequence ATGGAGATGATGGAAGGATCGTGCCCGCTCGGTCTCTGGCACGTCCACGTCCACTGGACGGGCACCCTCGTCTCGAGGGTGAGGTTCTCGCGCCTGCCCCTCGCGGGGCCCGTGCCCCTAGAGGTCAGGCGGTACTGCATGGGATACAGGGAGGACTTCGAGGGCCTCTCGAGCATCGCTCTCTCGCCGGACTATCCCTTCTCCGCAATCTACCGGGAAGTCCGCAAGATTCCCTACGGCGAGACGAGGACATACGCGGAGGTGGGATCGCTTGTCGGCGTTTCGCCCCGCGTCGTGGGCCTCGCGATGAAGAGGAACCCTACCCCCATTGTCGTTCCATGCCACAGGGTCGTCTCGAAGGATGGCCTAGGGGGTTTTTCCCCCGATCCCGACCTGAAGAGGCTGCTCCTCGAGATGGAGGAGAGGGGGAGGAGGGCTTTTCCGAGATGA
- a CDS encoding tetratricopeptide repeat protein, with the protein MEKKESFWKKVDRSLNLADGYVLKADMLAHDQRYEEAVEYYDKALEIVPHNADVWAFKGITLQGGLGRDGEARKCWEKAKALDRTLAMAVDMTKEETGKGVELEAIPWSDLGESCREKLKRMMLKQVEAEKTRE; encoded by the coding sequence ATGGAAAAGAAGGAGTCATTCTGGAAAAAGGTCGATCGCTCCCTGAACCTCGCGGACGGGTACGTCCTGAAGGCAGACATGCTCGCCCACGACCAGAGATACGAGGAGGCGGTAGAGTACTATGATAAGGCCCTCGAGATCGTTCCCCACAATGCCGACGTCTGGGCATTCAAGGGAATCACCCTCCAGGGAGGGCTCGGCAGGGACGGAGAGGCGAGAAAGTGCTGGGAGAAGGCAAAAGCACTCGACCGTACCCTCGCGATGGCCGTGGACATGACGAAGGAAGAGACCGGGAAAGGCGTGGAGCTCGAGGCGATCCCGTGGTCCGACCTCGGGGAGAGCTGCCGCGAGAAATTGAAGAGGATGATGCTGAAACAGGTAGAGGCAGAAAAAACGCGGGAGTAA
- a CDS encoding HEAT repeat domain-containing protein, which translates to MSGSSRLLATAHHTLHERRDTVKLFIIATFAVTSLVFTLFLVVSRDQAFATSLYPLIPHLYLIPIILLALWYPRRGLQITILLIAAILLLTTVLFLEGIVQNPFISLLNAGMDIAIFVALALYAKDRTLVESFLRGFFEHSGLGETFEEAMEHPSIRAKIKFEGAFEDVVRALHSPDEEVREEAARALGDLGDSRAVEPLIGLLSDENRYVRREAAKSLGKIGDERAIVPLINALKDEDRYGREGAAEGLGDMGEKALPHLLSAMEDPDWHVRMGAAVALRLIGDKRALPALTRAMQDENRFVRREAIKSLGRIGDHSVIDTLIAALKDPDRSVRLRAVSALSKCNDPRVVEPLIEALNDEDSGVRLRVIRALEEIDDPRAIQALNNTI; encoded by the coding sequence ATGTCCGGCTCCTCCCGCCTCCTCGCTACCGCACACCATACGCTCCATGAGAGGAGGGACACCGTCAAACTCTTCATCATCGCCACGTTTGCAGTCACCTCCCTTGTCTTCACCCTCTTCCTCGTCGTCTCCCGCGACCAGGCTTTTGCGACGTCGCTCTACCCCCTCATCCCCCACCTCTACCTCATCCCCATCATCCTCCTCGCGCTCTGGTACCCGCGCCGCGGCCTCCAGATCACGATCCTCCTCATCGCCGCGATACTACTCCTCACAACGGTACTCTTCCTCGAGGGGATCGTGCAGAACCCCTTCATCTCCCTCTTGAATGCCGGGATGGACATCGCGATCTTCGTTGCACTCGCGCTGTACGCGAAGGACAGGACACTCGTCGAATCTTTCCTGCGGGGATTCTTCGAGCATTCCGGTCTTGGAGAGACATTCGAGGAGGCGATGGAGCACCCTTCCATCCGGGCGAAGATCAAGTTCGAGGGTGCGTTCGAGGATGTCGTCCGCGCCCTCCATAGCCCCGACGAGGAGGTGCGGGAGGAGGCGGCAAGGGCCCTCGGAGACCTCGGGGACAGCCGGGCTGTCGAGCCCCTGATCGGCCTCCTCTCCGACGAGAACCGGTACGTGCGCCGCGAGGCCGCAAAGTCACTCGGCAAGATCGGCGACGAGCGGGCGATCGTCCCGCTCATCAATGCACTCAAGGACGAGGACCGGTACGGGAGGGAGGGGGCGGCCGAGGGCCTCGGGGACATGGGGGAGAAGGCACTCCCCCACCTCCTCTCTGCCATGGAGGATCCCGACTGGCACGTGAGGATGGGGGCCGCAGTCGCCCTCAGGCTCATCGGGGACAAGAGGGCCCTCCCCGCCCTCACCCGTGCGATGCAGGACGAGAACCGGTTTGTCCGGCGCGAGGCCATCAAGTCCCTCGGCCGGATCGGGGACCACAGCGTCATCGACACGCTCATCGCCGCGCTGAAGGACCCTGACAGGAGCGTCCGCCTCCGTGCGGTGAGTGCCCTCTCGAAGTGCAACGATCCCCGCGTGGTCGAGCCCCTCATCGAGGCGCTCAACGACGAGGATTCGGGGGTTCGGCTGCGTGTCATCCGGGCACTCGAGGAGATCGACGACCCGAGGGCGATACAGGCGCTCAACAACACCATATAA
- a CDS encoding flagellin produces the protein MNDLERAFTGLEAAIVLIAFVVVAAVFSYVVLGAGFFTTQKSQETVYSATKQATSSFEVIGSVYGIAITSNAENISYIKFTIGNTAGGTAVDITKVIVEYTDETTRWGGQPRDASPAGYGPPGYDPATSISITEEQLKDATTPMWGIIERVNDDGDNLLEPGEQFIIGIKVPTTAARNVPFTVTLQPANGAAYPIVRRVPAGIDVVNILGT, from the coding sequence ATGAATGATTTGGAGAGGGCATTCACGGGCCTCGAGGCCGCAATCGTCCTGATCGCATTCGTTGTCGTGGCCGCGGTGTTCTCATACGTGGTCCTTGGTGCCGGATTCTTCACAACGCAGAAGAGCCAGGAGACCGTGTATTCGGCAACGAAACAAGCAACATCAAGTTTTGAGGTCATTGGATCCGTGTATGGGATCGCAATAACTTCAAACGCTGAAAATATCTCCTACATCAAATTCACAATTGGAAATACTGCGGGAGGGACTGCAGTCGACATCACCAAGGTTATTGTGGAATATACAGATGAGACAACCCGCTGGGGTGGACAGCCGAGAGATGCATCACCCGCAGGTTACGGTCCACCTGGATATGATCCAGCTACGAGTATATCCATTACTGAAGAGCAACTTAAAGATGCAACAACGCCGATGTGGGGCATCATCGAGAGGGTCAATGATGACGGGGACAATCTCCTTGAACCCGGCGAACAGTTTATCATCGGTATAAAGGTCCCCACAACTGCAGCAAGGAATGTTCCATTTACCGTCACACTCCAGCCTGCAAATGGAGCAGCATATCCCATTGTCCGGAGGGTTCCTGCGGGTATCGACGTGGTAAACATCCTCGGGACTTAA
- a CDS encoding flagellin produces the protein MSSETIVTALFLISAVIAAGVLINAIFPAIYRTADTFGSVTTQAETKIRTDFRIVNTFANSTAVKVWVKNVGSARIHANELDNGDLYAGNPGNFERWSLKGLYDRAELGNSYWDPGETLTLTKTDIGSYLAGSDDVYVAIVLPNGARREMSFSKFSS, from the coding sequence ATGTCCAGCGAGACCATCGTCACCGCCCTCTTTCTCATCAGTGCAGTGATAGCCGCAGGCGTCCTCATCAACGCGATATTTCCCGCCATCTACAGGACGGCTGATACTTTCGGGTCTGTCACGACACAGGCCGAGACGAAGATACGGACGGATTTCAGGATCGTGAATACCTTTGCCAACAGTACAGCCGTGAAAGTGTGGGTGAAGAACGTCGGGTCGGCACGCATCCATGCAAACGAGCTGGACAACGGCGATCTCTACGCCGGAAACCCCGGGAATTTCGAGCGGTGGTCGCTCAAGGGGTTGTACGACAGGGCCGAACTCGGGAATTCCTACTGGGACCCGGGCGAGACCCTGACGCTCACGAAGACGGATATCGGCTCGTACCTCGCGGGGAGCGACGACGTGTACGTGGCAATCGTCCTCCCGAACGGGGCGAGGAGGGAGATGAGCTTCTCGAAGTTCTCGAGTTAG
- a CDS encoding type II/IV secretion system ATPase subunit, with protein sequence MASLTAALTLPFKPAENTEDNDCVNNIEGCALYRMLPVNAKEYVKKAPHLLEYLHIFPVDEYGIPLFFSELKRDLKSISDPNLIYPADDTVFVHIFFDPNDVRNYYIPVDPSFMHSVKDLLPAVEVKLVDLLDALEEDPVTDEERAEVLKRLISQVLYVKKPGEDVPLLTGKTNNKGFVAKIKDFLNKDLTAKENPHRALALANVPQTPDGRIIVTPQEYRAIEYLVIRDKIDVGLLKPFINDRYIEDITVDGVGPIFVEHKIFKGLKSVVGWDNTEDLDNFVIKLAERTKRPITYRNPIVDATLPDGSRINIVYSTEISRKGSNFTIRKAMDDPISILKLIEFKTCDYMVAAYLWLCIENGMSLFMSGETASGKTTSLNALTTFIPPENKIVTIEDTPELQVPHKNWTREVSKGKGRGEGEGSDVTMFDLLKAALRQRPNQILVGEIRGVEGAVAFGAMQTGHPVLSTFHAASVEKLIQRLCGDPINIPKTYVDNLNIVVIQSAVKRPTGETVRRMLSVNELVGYNPETQGFSFVEMFHWDPVTDTHEFTGKGSSYLLENKIATMLGIPEHKKALIYDEVEKRARILERLHKAGYTGFYDLYHMITKIKKQGLLKIDIDSM encoded by the coding sequence ATGGCGTCGCTCACGGCAGCTCTCACGCTTCCCTTCAAGCCTGCAGAGAACACCGAGGACAACGACTGCGTGAACAACATCGAGGGGTGTGCACTCTACCGGATGCTGCCGGTCAACGCGAAGGAATACGTGAAGAAGGCACCGCACCTCCTCGAGTACCTCCACATCTTCCCCGTCGATGAATACGGGATCCCGCTCTTCTTCTCCGAGCTAAAAAGGGATCTTAAGTCCATATCGGATCCAAACCTCATCTACCCGGCGGACGACACGGTCTTCGTCCACATCTTCTTCGACCCTAACGACGTCCGGAATTACTACATCCCCGTCGACCCTTCCTTCATGCACAGCGTGAAAGACCTCCTCCCTGCAGTCGAGGTGAAGCTCGTCGACCTGCTCGATGCCCTCGAGGAGGACCCGGTCACCGACGAGGAGCGGGCCGAAGTGCTCAAGCGCCTCATCAGCCAGGTCCTCTACGTGAAGAAACCCGGCGAAGATGTCCCCCTGTTGACAGGGAAGACGAACAACAAGGGGTTCGTCGCGAAGATAAAGGATTTCCTCAACAAGGACCTCACCGCGAAGGAGAACCCCCACAGGGCCCTTGCCCTCGCGAACGTCCCCCAGACCCCCGACGGCAGGATCATCGTGACGCCGCAGGAGTACCGGGCAATCGAGTACCTCGTGATCCGCGACAAAATCGACGTGGGGCTCCTGAAACCCTTCATCAACGACAGGTACATCGAGGATATCACCGTCGACGGGGTCGGTCCCATCTTCGTCGAGCATAAGATCTTCAAGGGACTGAAATCGGTCGTCGGGTGGGATAACACCGAGGACCTCGACAACTTCGTCATCAAGCTCGCGGAGAGGACGAAGAGGCCCATCACGTACCGCAACCCCATCGTGGACGCGACCCTCCCGGACGGGTCCCGTATCAACATCGTTTACAGCACGGAGATCAGCCGGAAGGGGAGCAACTTCACCATCAGGAAGGCGATGGACGACCCGATCAGTATCCTGAAGCTGATCGAATTCAAGACGTGCGACTACATGGTCGCCGCTTACCTCTGGCTCTGCATCGAGAACGGGATGTCCCTCTTCATGAGCGGGGAGACTGCCAGCGGGAAGACGACGAGCCTCAACGCCCTCACGACCTTCATCCCGCCCGAGAACAAGATCGTGACCATCGAGGACACGCCCGAACTGCAGGTTCCCCACAAGAACTGGACGCGCGAGGTCTCCAAGGGCAAGGGGAGAGGTGAAGGGGAAGGATCTGACGTCACCATGTTCGACCTCCTCAAGGCAGCCCTCCGCCAGCGTCCAAACCAGATCCTCGTGGGTGAAATCCGTGGAGTCGAGGGGGCCGTCGCCTTTGGCGCGATGCAGACCGGCCACCCCGTCCTCTCGACGTTCCACGCCGCGTCCGTGGAGAAACTCATCCAGCGTCTCTGCGGGGACCCAATCAACATCCCCAAGACGTACGTGGACAACCTCAACATCGTGGTCATCCAGAGCGCGGTCAAGAGGCCGACAGGGGAGACGGTCCGCCGGATGCTGAGCGTGAACGAACTCGTCGGGTACAACCCCGAGACCCAGGGGTTCTCATTCGTCGAGATGTTCCACTGGGATCCCGTCACCGACACCCACGAGTTCACCGGGAAAGGGAGTAGTTACCTCCTCGAGAACAAGATCGCGACAATGCTCGGCATCCCGGAGCACAAGAAAGCCCTGATCTACGACGAGGTGGAGAAGAGGGCCCGGATCCTCGAGAGGCTCCACAAGGCGGGCTACACCGGGTTCTACGACCTCTACCACATGATCACGAAGATCAAGAAGCAGGGTCTCCTCAAGATCGATATCGACTCCATGTAG
- a CDS encoding flagellin, which yields MKNEGRKDDAFTGLEAAIVLIAFVVVAAVFSYVVLGAGFFTTQKSQETVYAATKQASANLAESGPVVLQIDSNGTYVKTISFNLKPAAGASPMDLTKITYHLTTTAQDVLYIDQNATGSSPKISRIEITGDHDHLLETDEMWKVTIDTTVPTEDVLIGTNDLFSIEIKPDVGASLLLQKHAPAGFTANSYYEVY from the coding sequence ATGAAGAACGAAGGAAGGAAAGACGACGCGTTCACCGGGCTAGAGGCCGCGATTGTGCTGATCGCATTCGTGGTCGTGGCTGCGGTGTTCTCGTATGTGGTGCTCGGTGCCGGGTTCTTCACGACGCAGAAGAGCCAGGAGACCGTGTACGCGGCAACGAAGCAGGCGAGCGCGAACCTCGCGGAGTCCGGGCCGGTGGTCCTGCAAATTGATTCAAATGGGACATACGTAAAAACCATCAGCTTCAACCTGAAACCGGCTGCGGGTGCCTCACCGATGGATCTCACGAAAATTACCTATCACCTGACAACAACGGCACAGGATGTCCTCTACATTGACCAGAATGCCACGGGCTCGAGTCCGAAGATTTCAAGAATCGAGATCACCGGTGACCATGATCATCTGCTGGAGACCGACGAAATGTGGAAGGTTACAATTGATACGACCGTACCTACAGAGGATGTGCTCATAGGGACAAATGATCTCTTCTCAATTGAGATCAAGCCTGATGTAGGTGCTTCCTTACTCCTCCAGAAACACGCGCCCGCAGGATTTACTGCGAATTCTTACTACGAGGTGTATTGA
- the purB gene encoding adenylosuccinate lyase, with product MAIHPIEYRYGTEEMRRIWSEDFRFSCIVRAEVALARALARHGLIPQWAADAIEAGAGKATLARAKEIEREIGHDMMAIVKAIAEQCGEGGGYVHFGATSNDILDTATGLQLKEATVVLDRKLRRLLCVLLRRATETRDLVCAARTHGQIGVPTTYGLRFSIWASEVGRHIERLSQMTPRIAVGKLTGAVGTQAAIGEKGMEVQATMMELLGLAPVDVANQVISRDRYAEYFMFLANVATTLDKIGIEVRTLQRTEIGEVEEPFGDRQVGSSTMPHKRNPIKSEQVCGLARIVRSSVGAALENNTLWDERDLTNSSCERVIFPEASILSDHILSVMTGVLEGLVIRPERIARNLSILHGINMAESVMIALAERGMDRQEAHELLRRASMEALQNDVPLLSVLQGKGEVTAVISRDELERLLDPAHYVGTAPRQVERLVTKLSPLCTGAM from the coding sequence ATGGCCATTCACCCCATCGAGTACAGGTACGGGACAGAGGAGATGCGGCGGATATGGAGCGAGGATTTCCGGTTTTCCTGCATCGTCAGGGCGGAAGTCGCGCTCGCACGTGCACTCGCCCGGCACGGTCTCATCCCGCAGTGGGCAGCGGACGCGATCGAAGCAGGGGCAGGGAAGGCGACGCTCGCCCGCGCCAAGGAGATCGAGCGGGAAATCGGCCACGACATGATGGCAATCGTGAAGGCGATCGCCGAGCAGTGCGGGGAAGGGGGCGGTTACGTCCACTTCGGGGCGACATCGAACGATATCCTCGACACCGCGACGGGGCTCCAGCTCAAGGAGGCAACCGTGGTACTCGACCGGAAGCTCCGGAGACTCCTCTGCGTCCTGCTCCGGAGGGCAACGGAGACCCGGGACCTCGTCTGCGCGGCGAGGACGCACGGCCAGATTGGGGTCCCGACGACATACGGCCTGCGGTTCTCCATATGGGCAAGCGAGGTCGGCCGGCACATCGAGAGGCTCTCCCAGATGACGCCCCGCATCGCGGTCGGGAAGCTGACCGGGGCCGTGGGGACGCAGGCCGCGATCGGGGAAAAGGGGATGGAGGTCCAGGCCACGATGATGGAACTGCTCGGTCTTGCGCCCGTGGACGTCGCAAACCAGGTCATCTCGAGGGACCGGTACGCGGAGTACTTCATGTTCCTCGCGAACGTGGCGACCACCCTCGACAAGATTGGAATCGAGGTCCGGACGCTCCAGAGGACCGAGATAGGAGAGGTGGAGGAGCCGTTCGGCGACCGCCAGGTGGGATCGAGCACCATGCCCCACAAGCGGAACCCAATCAAGAGCGAGCAGGTGTGCGGCCTCGCGAGGATCGTCCGTTCTTCGGTCGGCGCTGCTCTCGAGAACAATACCCTCTGGGACGAGCGCGATCTCACGAACTCCTCGTGCGAGCGCGTCATATTCCCCGAGGCGAGCATCCTTTCCGACCACATCCTTTCGGTGATGACGGGTGTCCTCGAGGGGCTGGTCATCCGGCCAGAGAGGATCGCGAGGAACCTGTCCATCCTCCACGGGATAAACATGGCAGAATCAGTGATGATCGCGCTCGCGGAGAGGGGGATGGACAGGCAGGAGGCCCACGAGCTCCTCCGGAGGGCGAGCATGGAGGCCCTCCAGAACGACGTCCCGCTCCTCTCGGTGCTCCAGGGAAAGGGCGAGGTCACGGCGGTCATTTCACGGGACGAACTGGAGAGGCTGCTCGATCCCGCGCACTACGTGGGTACCGCACCGCGACAGGTGGAGAGACTCGTCACGAAGCTTTCGCCGCTCTGCACAGGTGCGATGTGA
- a CDS encoding ATPase domain-containing protein, translating into MAGSVSEGLSSLLGGEDKNILSTGNSEIDKKIADGLPLGSLTLIEGENDTGKSVLTQQIMWGAMKQGFRVDLYSTELTAKSFLTQMESMSLDISDYFAWGYIRLFHLHMVGFKWTKEEMDGILHRIVNHIRRSKAEVAIIDSLTMFTEYTDQASILSFLTNCKNLVDHGKTILITLHTYAFEEDTLIRIRSICDAHLLMKKALIGDKYVMVLEVIKVRGARKTTGNLVSFEVHPGYGMKIIPISMAKV; encoded by the coding sequence ATGGCAGGGTCAGTGAGCGAAGGACTCTCGAGTCTCCTCGGGGGAGAGGACAAGAATATCCTCTCGACAGGCAACAGCGAGATCGACAAGAAGATAGCCGACGGCCTTCCCCTCGGGTCACTCACCCTGATAGAGGGCGAGAACGACACGGGGAAGAGCGTGCTCACCCAGCAGATCATGTGGGGGGCGATGAAACAGGGGTTCCGCGTCGATCTCTACTCGACAGAGCTCACGGCAAAGAGTTTCCTCACCCAGATGGAGTCCATGAGCCTCGACATATCGGACTACTTCGCGTGGGGCTACATCCGGCTCTTCCACCTCCACATGGTCGGCTTCAAGTGGACAAAGGAGGAGATGGACGGTATCCTCCACCGCATCGTGAACCACATCCGCCGGAGCAAGGCAGAGGTCGCGATCATCGACTCGCTCACGATGTTCACGGAGTATACCGACCAGGCATCGATCCTCTCGTTCCTGACCAACTGCAAGAACCTCGTCGACCATGGGAAGACGATCCTCATCACGCTCCACACGTACGCCTTCGAGGAGGACACCCTCATCAGGATACGTTCCATCTGCGATGCACACCTTCTCATGAAGAAGGCCCTCATCGGGGACAAGTACGTCATGGTCCTCGAGGTGATCAAGGTGCGGGGGGCCCGCAAGACCACGGGCAACCTGGTCTCGTTCGAGGTCCACCCCGGGTACGGCATGAAGATCATCCCCATATCGATGGCAAAGGTGTGA